In Candidatus Dormiibacterota bacterium, a single window of DNA contains:
- a CDS encoding ATP-binding protein: MRHILSRFQTSTLMGLAFTVPAMLIAGLLLFYHSMGARRFMADEGVRYGDMLADQLLSASQRFLRLGSLSAVQEMIEETGSRRSVLAVALIGKDGRVIASNKRDWIGGDESVIPDPDFTAVAAAARATAQAQHRLVDGGTRLILVSPLVLEGVNPKLSNLGGLLYLKVDQQKQLYAIYASILERGMVSALGILLVSLILLFWVRVHLAQPLLRVAAFVREIAAGSTGAPPRAAGTREVAELTEDVARMAADLEEKQSALAASMERHRRLLEGAYDAILTADPETGRVLEVNNMFCCMFGYVPEKAVSLVLRDLHPEEERERLMEAYGSASARGQRSFHDLPCVRSNGERFLADVRGGPISLGNRTVTEWILRDTTERRTLEDQLRQAQKMESVGTLAGGIAHDFNNLLTGILGYTRLVKIRLQAEDPNRKKLELIEKSAMRAAELTAQLLTFSRRAASRPAPVNLNELVARVIAVVKPDLPPAIELLFEPAADPWTAAVDAAQAEQILRHLCANARDAMPGGGRLTIATGNRALTTLEAQGNLEARAGRFVTLTVSDTGRGIDSRILSRIFEPFFTTKEMGQGAGLGLSIVHGVVKGHDGWIEVRSQPGRGSDFVVHFPVWDEAQAAARVAAESPAALLERLAGLKPQAEVSGRRSPSARPSPKRTVLAVDDESTVLALARDILEMHGYLVLTARNGEEALRVFRDNPGKIDLVLLDLTMPVMGGRDCLKLLKQIDPRVRVLVSSGFSAEGTATELIDEGALAYVQKPYDVDALARIVRQAIERDPGLLTNPN; the protein is encoded by the coding sequence GCTCCTGTCGGCCTCGCAGCGCTTCCTGCGGCTGGGATCGCTGTCCGCCGTCCAGGAAATGATCGAGGAGACGGGCAGCAGGCGATCGGTGCTGGCGGTCGCCCTGATCGGCAAGGACGGGAGGGTCATCGCCAGCAACAAGCGCGACTGGATCGGCGGCGACGAGTCGGTCATCCCGGATCCGGATTTCACCGCCGTGGCCGCGGCCGCCCGCGCCACCGCGCAGGCACAGCACCGCCTGGTGGACGGCGGCACGCGCCTGATCCTGGTCTCGCCCCTCGTGCTCGAAGGGGTCAACCCGAAACTCTCCAACCTGGGGGGGCTCCTCTACCTGAAGGTGGACCAGCAGAAACAGCTCTACGCGATCTACGCCAGCATCCTGGAGCGCGGCATGGTGTCGGCCCTGGGAATCCTCCTCGTCAGCCTCATCCTGCTGTTCTGGGTGCGGGTGCACCTCGCGCAGCCGCTCCTGCGCGTCGCCGCGTTCGTGAGGGAAATCGCCGCGGGGTCGACCGGGGCGCCTCCGCGCGCGGCCGGCACGCGCGAGGTCGCGGAGCTCACGGAGGACGTCGCGCGCATGGCCGCCGACCTCGAGGAGAAGCAGTCGGCCCTCGCCGCCTCGATGGAGCGCCATCGCCGGCTGCTCGAGGGGGCCTACGACGCCATCCTCACCGCCGACCCCGAAACGGGACGCGTCCTCGAAGTGAACAACATGTTCTGCTGCATGTTCGGCTACGTCCCGGAGAAGGCGGTGTCGCTCGTCCTGCGCGATCTGCACCCCGAAGAGGAGCGCGAGCGGTTGATGGAGGCGTACGGTTCGGCGTCGGCCAGGGGGCAGCGCAGCTTCCACGACCTTCCCTGCGTGCGCAGCAACGGCGAGCGCTTTCTCGCGGACGTGCGCGGCGGGCCGATCTCCCTGGGGAACCGCACCGTGACCGAGTGGATCCTGCGGGACACGACCGAACGGCGGACGCTCGAGGATCAGCTCCGCCAGGCGCAGAAGATGGAGAGCGTCGGGACGCTCGCCGGGGGGATCGCGCACGACTTCAACAATCTGCTCACCGGCATCCTGGGGTACACGCGTCTGGTCAAGATCCGTCTCCAGGCCGAAGATCCGAACCGCAAGAAGCTCGAGCTGATCGAGAAGTCGGCGATGCGCGCGGCGGAGCTGACCGCGCAGCTCCTGACCTTCAGCCGCAGGGCGGCCTCCCGTCCGGCCCCCGTCAACCTGAACGAGCTTGTGGCGCGCGTGATCGCCGTGGTCAAGCCCGACCTGCCGCCGGCCATCGAGCTGCTCTTCGAGCCGGCCGCCGACCCGTGGACCGCGGCAGTCGACGCCGCCCAGGCGGAGCAGATCCTGCGGCACCTGTGCGCCAACGCCCGCGACGCGATGCCCGGTGGAGGACGTTTGACGATTGCCACGGGAAATCGCGCGCTCACGACGTTGGAAGCGCAGGGGAACCTCGAGGCGCGGGCCGGGCGCTTCGTGACACTGACGGTGAGCGACACCGGACGCGGCATCGACTCGCGGATCCTGTCGCGCATCTTCGAGCCGTTCTTCACGACCAAGGAAATGGGCCAGGGCGCCGGTCTCGGTCTCTCGATCGTGCACGGGGTGGTGAAGGGGCATGACGGCTGGATCGAAGTCCGGAGCCAGCCGGGACGCGGCTCGGACTTCGTGGTCCATTTCCCCGTGTGGGACGAGGCGCAGGCGGCGGCGCGCGTAGCCGCCGAGTCCCCCGCGGCGCTCCTGGAGCGACTCGCCGGGCTCAAACCTCAAGCCGAGGTGTCGGGTCGGAGGTCGCCCTCCGCGCGTCCGTCGCCGAAGCGCACGGTCCTGGCGGTGGACGACGAGTCCACCGTCCTCGCGCTGGCGCGCGACATCCTGGAGATGCACGGCTACCTCGTCCTCACGGCGCGCAACGGCGAAGAGGCGCTGCGCGTGTTCCGCGATAACCCGGGCAAGATCGATCTGGTGCTGCTCGATCTCACCATGCCGGTCATGGGAGGACGCGACTGCCTCAAGCTCCTGAAGCAGATCGACCCGCGGGTCCGCGTCCTGGTCAGCAGCGGTTTCTCGGCGGAGGGCACGGCGACCGAGCTCATCGACGAAGGGGCTCTGGCCTACGTGCAGAAGCCGTACGACGTGGACGCCCTCGCGCGGATCGTGCGGCAGGCGATTGAACGGGATCCAGGGCTCCTCACGAACCCCAATTGA